One genomic segment of Paenibacillus sp. FSL H8-0332 includes these proteins:
- a CDS encoding acyl carrier protein has product MDITFETIHSALLEALDVADLPSLADRNRDLTEVGLDSIGFIRFIVTLEAELGVEIPEEYIILARMNTLNKVMQVLSTVK; this is encoded by the coding sequence ATGGATATTACCTTTGAGACAATACACTCTGCGCTACTAGAAGCACTTGATGTTGCTGATTTGCCATCTTTAGCTGACAGGAATCGTGATTTGACAGAGGTTGGCTTAGATTCAATTGGTTTTATCAGATTTATTGTAACTTTGGAAGCAGAATTGGGTGTTGAAATTCCAGAGGAATATATAATACTTGCCCGTATGAATACTCTTAACAAGGTGATGCAAGTTCTTTCCACCGTCAAATGA
- a CDS encoding nucleotidyltransferase family protein produces the protein MEEWIQTHLRSENRLLSIISRVNYQELSVFWEVMNEIPYAVIKGEPLSLLAYNKFGFRGLGDVDILIDRKSIPKMKEILKTCGFEAISRDEKKTNFSRVFCLASSHQLVPYVKELQSKKGCHVELDINFDLFWGEYSGERIDVNHFLEDASEMEIYGHKLQTLPPIKALLQVCLHHYKEMNSIYHLVNHNTINLPMFQDVYYLIKNNLDTITVSTIYHLSNEYKITPYIFYVIYYTQLIFKDPCLNQFLEALKTEEGEKLLDYYGLTEQERKKWQTDFFTRLQTDKKLNLIKNNLTEADIHKLRINNKVFRGY, from the coding sequence GTGGAAGAATGGATTCAAACGCACCTGCGTTCCGAAAATAGACTTTTGTCAATAATCAGTCGTGTAAATTATCAAGAACTATCAGTATTTTGGGAAGTGATGAACGAAATTCCATATGCTGTTATAAAGGGAGAGCCGCTCTCATTATTGGCCTACAATAAATTTGGTTTCCGTGGACTCGGTGATGTGGATATTCTTATTGATCGGAAAAGCATTCCAAAAATGAAGGAGATTTTAAAAACGTGCGGCTTTGAAGCAATAAGCCGAGATGAAAAAAAAACCAATTTTTCAAGAGTGTTTTGTCTAGCGTCTTCTCACCAATTGGTTCCCTACGTCAAAGAATTGCAATCTAAAAAAGGCTGTCATGTCGAGTTGGACATTAACTTTGATTTATTTTGGGGGGAATATTCGGGGGAGAGGATCGATGTTAATCACTTCCTGGAAGATGCATCCGAAATGGAGATTTACGGGCATAAATTACAGACACTACCTCCAATAAAAGCACTTCTACAAGTATGTTTGCATCACTATAAAGAAATGAATTCTATCTACCATTTGGTTAACCATAACACCATAAACCTTCCAATGTTTCAGGATGTCTATTATTTAATCAAGAACAATCTTGATACAATCACAGTCTCAACAATTTATCACCTTAGTAATGAATATAAAATAACACCTTATATTTTTTATGTAATCTATTACACCCAGTTGATTTTTAAAGATCCTTGTTTAAATCAATTTTTAGAAGCGCTCAAGACAGAAGAAGGAGAGAAGCTACTTGATTATTATGGACTAACGGAACAAGAACGGAAAAAATGGCAAACGGATTTTTTTACAAGACTTCAAACAGATAAAAAACTTAATTTGATAAAAAACAATTTAACAGAAGCGGATATCCACAAATTACGAATTAATAATAAAGTATTTAGAGGGTACTGA
- a CDS encoding VOC family protein encodes MKIHHLGFIVKDMKKDRIIFEALGFVEIGEVVYDFIQDNNIMFLESQDGSLLIELIEAVSERSSVRNFKSGYHHICFESGTKMDMNQWFKALKIGKIFTRQITAPALQNRKVVFACLNNGSLIEFIL; translated from the coding sequence ATGAAAATTCATCATTTAGGTTTTATTGTGAAGGATATGAAGAAAGACCGAATAATTTTCGAAGCTCTTGGTTTTGTGGAAATTGGCGAAGTTGTCTATGATTTCATACAAGATAACAATATTATGTTTCTAGAAAGTCAAGATGGCAGTTTGCTTATTGAATTAATCGAAGCAGTAAGTGAAAGGTCGAGCGTTCGAAATTTCAAATCGGGTTATCATCATATCTGTTTCGAAAGTGGAACAAAAATGGATATGAATCAATGGTTTAAAGCTTTAAAGATAGGAAAAATCTTCACAAGACAGATTACAGCGCCTGCGCTACAAAATAGAAAAGTTGTTTTCGCATGCTTAAATAATGGGAGTTTAATTGAGTTTATTTTATAG